In Thalassoglobus sp. JC818, the following are encoded in one genomic region:
- a CDS encoding alpha/beta hydrolase: MRLAQNQSRTHFTGQAVLTAAILFGLAPTLLFADDNEIRYRTEKEIAYRDAKTASELERQRCKLDIYFPENVKDFPTVVWFHGGGLKNGNRFIPEELRDQGIAVVAVNYRLYPKVKAPAYIEDAAAAVAWVFENIPSYGGSAEKIFVSGHSAGGYLTSMVGLDKRWLAAHQIDADSIAGLIPFSGHTITHMTVREERGIPQEQPIVDDLAPLYHVRSDAPPLLLITGDRELETLGRYEENAYMWRMMKVAGHQQTTLFELDGYNHGEMAHPAHPLMLKFIREVTGQK, encoded by the coding sequence ATGCGTCTCGCTCAAAATCAGTCACGCACACACTTCACTGGGCAAGCAGTTCTGACCGCTGCGATTCTGTTCGGACTTGCTCCCACGCTGCTCTTCGCTGACGACAATGAAATCCGCTACCGAACAGAAAAGGAAATCGCATACCGCGATGCGAAAACAGCTTCGGAACTGGAACGTCAGCGATGCAAGCTCGACATTTACTTTCCTGAGAACGTCAAAGACTTTCCAACAGTCGTCTGGTTTCATGGCGGCGGGTTGAAGAATGGAAATCGATTCATTCCTGAAGAGCTGAGAGATCAGGGAATCGCGGTCGTCGCTGTCAACTATCGCCTGTATCCGAAAGTCAAAGCACCTGCTTATATCGAAGACGCAGCTGCGGCCGTAGCCTGGGTATTTGAAAACATTCCCAGCTATGGCGGGTCGGCAGAGAAGATTTTCGTCAGCGGACATTCAGCGGGTGGTTACCTCACCAGCATGGTCGGATTGGACAAGCGGTGGCTGGCAGCTCACCAGATTGATGCAGATTCGATCGCTGGTCTGATCCCGTTCAGCGGACACACGATTACCCACATGACGGTCCGGGAAGAACGAGGAATTCCGCAAGAACAACCAATTGTTGATGACCTCGCTCCGCTTTATCACGTCCGATCAGACGCGCCGCCGTTGCTGCTCATCACTGGAGATCGCGAGCTGGAAACGCTGGGACGTTACGAAGAAAACGCTTACATGTGGCGGATGATGAAAGTCGCCGGCCACCAACAGACGACGCTTTTCGAACTCGACGGATACAATCACGGGGAAATGGCGCATCCAGCCCATCCCTTAATGCTCAAATTCATCCGCGAAGTCACGGGGCAGAAATAG
- a CDS encoding flagellar hook-basal body complex protein, with protein sequence MANALITGVSGLATHQKMIEVVGNNLANLNTTGFKARRTHFSDVFHETVKGGSGGAVGVVGGSNPAQVGNGSKLSTIGVNFTQGNLEGTGATYDFAIDGEGFFMVDSGQGPLFTRAGVFHVDQDGYLVDSATGYHVQRFSSVGEPDGVDPGFQIPGDDSIRIPLGTTVAGAITQSAAVEGNLAPGTRPAISQVLQSGQPLLAGGTAVSAATLWNDLDITSTPFQPGDALSFQGTDHDGTAVNSSFSIDGTTTVGDVINAMSNAYSGATASLNADGSISLIANESGQSDLSVVLAEEPGNVGGIDLTSHQFGVNELGQDGEVVRTGLEIFDERGDGHLIGLEFEKQSDGTWTMTAALDPSVGVLSDDRIEGLTFREDGSFDGIAGPDGQIEVQFVGQASSQPVIFEFGTPGTLNGLTSLSGESSVASTQDGFSTGTLVGVTVDGSGLIEGIGSNGRRMEIAQIALATFRNPNGLSSEGNNFFAQTLSSGNADVGSPFSGGRGRINAGQLEASNVDIAVEFTRLIVAQRGFSANARTITVTDEILEELNNIIR encoded by the coding sequence ATGGCGAATGCACTAATCACTGGTGTTTCCGGTTTGGCAACACATCAGAAGATGATCGAGGTGGTCGGTAACAACCTTGCGAATCTCAATACAACCGGGTTCAAAGCGCGTCGCACCCACTTCTCAGATGTCTTTCACGAAACGGTTAAAGGTGGATCGGGCGGGGCTGTTGGTGTTGTCGGCGGATCGAATCCGGCACAAGTTGGAAACGGATCGAAGTTGTCGACCATCGGTGTGAATTTCACACAGGGGAATTTGGAGGGGACTGGTGCGACATATGACTTCGCGATTGATGGGGAAGGTTTCTTCATGGTCGATTCGGGACAAGGTCCACTCTTCACACGTGCGGGTGTCTTCCACGTCGATCAGGATGGATACCTCGTTGACTCAGCGACGGGATATCACGTCCAGCGATTCAGCAGCGTCGGAGAACCGGACGGAGTCGACCCTGGATTTCAAATACCGGGAGACGACAGCATTCGCATTCCGTTGGGGACAACAGTCGCCGGTGCGATCACTCAGTCAGCTGCCGTCGAGGGCAATCTCGCTCCCGGCACGAGACCGGCAATCTCGCAAGTTCTGCAGTCAGGTCAACCGTTGCTGGCAGGAGGAACCGCTGTCAGCGCGGCGACGCTTTGGAATGATCTGGATATTACTTCCACTCCGTTTCAGCCAGGGGATGCACTTTCATTTCAAGGCACCGATCATGATGGGACTGCGGTCAACTCTTCGTTTTCGATTGATGGGACAACGACTGTTGGCGATGTCATCAACGCGATGTCGAACGCTTATTCCGGGGCAACTGCTTCTTTGAACGCGGACGGATCAATCAGTCTGATCGCAAATGAAAGTGGCCAGTCGGACTTGAGTGTTGTACTTGCTGAGGAACCCGGGAACGTTGGAGGCATCGATTTGACTTCTCACCAGTTTGGGGTCAATGAACTCGGTCAAGATGGAGAAGTGGTTCGCACCGGGCTTGAGATCTTCGACGAGCGCGGGGATGGACATCTCATCGGACTGGAGTTTGAAAAACAATCGGACGGCACTTGGACGATGACAGCAGCCCTCGACCCTAGCGTTGGTGTTCTGAGCGACGACCGGATCGAAGGCCTGACCTTCCGTGAAGATGGATCATTTGATGGAATTGCCGGACCCGATGGGCAAATTGAAGTTCAGTTCGTCGGGCAGGCATCATCTCAGCCTGTGATCTTCGAATTCGGAACGCCCGGGACATTAAACGGTTTGACGTCGTTGTCCGGGGAATCGTCGGTGGCATCAACACAGGATGGATTTTCGACAGGGACACTCGTTGGTGTGACAGTCGACGGAAGCGGCCTGATCGAGGGGATCGGAAGTAATGGTCGTCGTATGGAGATCGCACAAATTGCTTTGGCGACGTTTCGAAACCCGAATGGTCTGTCGAGTGAAGGGAACAACTTCTTCGCTCAGACCCTCTCAAGCGGCAACGCAGATGTCGGTTCGCCATTCTCTGGGGGCAGGGGGCGCATTAACGCTGGGCAGCTCGAGGCTTCCAACGTTGATATCGCAGTCGAATTTACCCGCTTGATTGTGGCTCAACGCGGGTTTTCAGCCAATGCTCGCACGATCACCGTCACCGATGAAATCCTCGAAGAGTTAAACAACATCATCCGATAG
- a CDS encoding flagellar hook capping FlgD N-terminal domain-containing protein, which translates to MQVQGFNADLGRQQFLDLLVTQLQYQDPLEPVGQQEFIQQLAQFSVVEGVEQLNSQFSEMLNLQTLTDGASFIDQNVEYLSPATGLVESGTVTEARVVEGKLALTVNGETVSASDIQALLSHVEA; encoded by the coding sequence ATGCAGGTGCAAGGATTCAACGCAGATCTCGGTCGGCAGCAATTTCTCGATCTTCTCGTCACTCAGCTGCAGTATCAGGATCCGCTCGAGCCGGTCGGCCAACAAGAGTTCATTCAGCAGTTGGCTCAGTTCTCAGTGGTCGAAGGAGTCGAACAGCTCAATTCACAGTTTTCCGAAATGTTAAACCTGCAAACTCTTACAGACGGGGCAAGTTTCATTGATCAGAACGTTGAATATCTGTCGCCTGCAACAGGACTCGTTGAATCCGGAACCGTCACGGAAGCCAGAGTCGTCGAGGGCAAGTTAGCTCTGACAGTGAATGGAGAGACAGTCTCTGCGAGCGATATTCAAGCTCTACTATCGCATGTGGAAGCTTGA
- a CDS encoding flagellar hook-length control protein FliK: MDVSANLMKLQQPRQDSSWAEKSHTVNDTDAEVEETDAFDDILIALNVEELDSLPLAFEFDSVDQSLEPDGFHLVDFEESQDLSESSLFASEQLTFDDLNVYEVIPDEQPTHPGEFEANPLTVDDSSEVVKPHIASFDVHQPVPFDEKQELNVDTQLETTEETSSDTLLNSETDSHVELNSDVEINDEQLKFKQDGSEQTSLDFDHAFLSESLDSEVVNSRTSEIPSQRSFSPQKVASRMVNEALNHSAQLKSHSEVEFSMRLDPPELGAVIVRMRRSEQKIVMTVQAVDPETQTLIDDNFSQLRDLLSEHDAQVDFQQSSTQSGSEQFEESSRPTLRLPSVQREDTEKGHNMQLNSNSGALDFRA; encoded by the coding sequence ATGGACGTCAGTGCCAATTTGATGAAGTTGCAACAGCCACGCCAAGATTCGTCGTGGGCGGAGAAATCTCACACAGTCAATGACACGGACGCTGAGGTCGAGGAAACCGATGCGTTCGACGACATCCTGATCGCTTTGAATGTGGAAGAATTGGATTCACTTCCGCTCGCCTTTGAATTTGACAGTGTCGACCAGTCTCTAGAGCCTGATGGTTTCCATCTCGTCGATTTCGAGGAGTCGCAGGACCTATCAGAGTCCTCGTTATTCGCATCGGAACAGCTGACTTTTGATGACTTGAACGTTTACGAAGTTATTCCTGATGAACAGCCAACTCACCCCGGAGAATTTGAAGCAAATCCGCTTACAGTTGACGACTCTTCAGAGGTGGTAAAACCGCATATCGCGAGTTTTGATGTTCATCAGCCGGTGCCGTTCGATGAGAAACAAGAGCTCAACGTAGACACTCAGCTCGAAACTACAGAAGAGACCTCTTCGGACACTTTGCTGAACTCTGAGACCGATTCGCACGTTGAACTCAACTCCGATGTTGAAATCAATGATGAGCAATTGAAATTCAAGCAAGACGGATCGGAACAAACATCGTTGGATTTTGACCACGCGTTTCTAAGTGAGTCGCTGGACAGTGAAGTCGTGAACAGTCGCACGAGTGAGATTCCTTCGCAGCGATCGTTCAGCCCTCAAAAAGTCGCTTCTCGGATGGTCAACGAGGCACTTAATCACTCAGCTCAACTCAAGAGTCACTCCGAGGTTGAATTCTCGATGCGTCTTGATCCGCCTGAACTTGGTGCGGTTATTGTTCGCATGCGTCGAAGCGAACAGAAAATCGTAATGACGGTACAAGCTGTCGATCCGGAAACTCAGACTTTGATCGATGATAACTTCTCTCAACTACGCGACCTTCTCAGTGAGCACGATGCTCAAGTCGACTTTCAACAGAGTTCAACTCAGTCAGGTTCGGAACAATTTGAAGAATCGTCTCGACCAACACTTCGATTGCCTTCTGTGCAGCGTGAGGACACTGAGAAGGGTCACAACATGCAACTCAACTCAAATTCGGGGGCTCTCGATTTTCGAGCATAG
- the flgB gene encoding flagellar basal body rod protein FlgB, giving the protein MPNFPNHIDGLTRLLQVSTARHNAISHNLANVNTPGYRRVDVDFEDQLNRLSSDQDAIEIEEIDNDADRPIRMDGNNVDVDYELGQLNQNALFFETCSQLISSQLMMMRLAVG; this is encoded by the coding sequence ATGCCAAATTTTCCGAACCACATCGACGGACTCACGCGTTTGCTTCAGGTATCTACCGCGAGGCACAACGCAATTAGCCATAACCTGGCGAATGTCAACACGCCCGGTTATCGACGCGTCGACGTCGACTTCGAAGATCAATTAAACAGGTTGTCCAGCGATCAGGATGCGATCGAGATTGAAGAAATCGATAACGATGCAGACAGGCCCATCCGGATGGATGGCAACAATGTCGACGTTGACTACGAACTCGGCCAACTCAATCAGAACGCTCTCTTCTTCGAGACATGTTCACAATTAATTTCTTCTCAACTGATGATGATGCGTCTCGCAGTAGGTTAG
- the flgC gene encoding flagellar basal body rod protein FlgC: MLSGNMFRAADIAASGLKAERMRMEVATSNIANSHATSSPNGGPYRRQQVIFSSVFDETDPFSTSGSQSSYAVGGVEVVGIESDPSEFPSVYQPGHPDADESGMVSMPNVVVPMELVDLMTASRAYEANLKSMEMFRKMAEQTLTLMRGVGG; this comes from the coding sequence ATGCTGTCAGGAAATATGTTTCGGGCTGCGGACATAGCAGCTTCTGGGCTCAAGGCAGAACGCATGAGAATGGAGGTCGCGACCAGCAACATCGCAAACTCCCATGCCACGTCCAGCCCCAACGGAGGGCCGTATCGGCGACAACAAGTCATCTTCAGCAGCGTCTTTGATGAAACGGATCCCTTCTCCACGAGCGGTTCGCAGTCGTCTTACGCGGTGGGCGGAGTGGAAGTGGTCGGAATTGAGTCTGATCCTTCCGAATTTCCAAGCGTCTATCAACCTGGCCATCCCGATGCAGATGAAAGCGGAATGGTCAGTATGCCGAATGTGGTCGTTCCGATGGAACTGGTCGACCTGATGACAGCCAGTCGCGCCTACGAAGCAAATCTAAAATCGATGGAGATGTTTCGAAAAATGGCGGAGCAAACTCTCACACTTATGCGAGGAGTCGGCGGATGA
- a CDS encoding flagellar hook-basal body complex protein FliE produces MNISNLSQLPEVATIASHRDVQNTATSSMPFAETFQSLLSETLQQQQIMAHGHEQVLNGDAQDLQQLAIDTAKAELSFRFVLELRDRLITSYQEVMRMQV; encoded by the coding sequence ATGAACATTTCCAATCTGAGTCAACTCCCTGAGGTCGCGACGATTGCTTCGCACCGCGACGTGCAGAACACGGCAACGTCCTCAATGCCGTTTGCAGAGACATTCCAATCTCTACTCTCTGAAACACTCCAACAACAACAGATCATGGCACATGGCCATGAACAGGTTCTCAATGGAGATGCACAAGACCTGCAGCAGTTAGCGATCGACACTGCCAAAGCTGAACTCTCGTTCCGATTCGTCCTCGAGCTTCGCGATCGACTCATCACGAGTTATCAGGAAGTGATGCGAATGCAAGTTTGA
- the fliF gene encoding flagellar basal-body MS-ring/collar protein FliF, with product MDSLKELGNQLQSVWARWTLAQKWLMASATIVSIAVLVVVGYWATTPELVTLANHLSPAQSAEFVSALESSNIDYKLNFAGSSILVSQQELGQARLAVRDLIDIDEAIEEESASSLWTDPSLHQERLARQQEARLARTLQQMKSIRQATIHITQPQISPFVRDQTPAKASVTLELQPGVPFTPSDAGAVASLIAHSVENLSPDQVTILSTDGQLLSATSGIESHVTGQLEYRSQLESRLSAKAENLLIPLLGVGNATVRVTADVDFTEVERTQRIIDQDSKAKVREEIRTESYSNPNPVPLGPPGTSSNLTVNNSPATPHQRGNHESEDLTTEYINGETTDLIREFPGRVKRLTIAAVVQLPESEEIAESSAGLSPTETQSGAVTLNDLEAIIQNAVGFDASRGDEIRVVAAKLSGVPAILPPPVFGQNFNDYAPLLRAVSLGVAAIVALILGLITLRKMKPMTISTPQGNSLSPEVVERLHALTEQMQSHPEVVTTILASWLDTEKNPDVSKKRAA from the coding sequence ATGGACTCCTTAAAGGAACTAGGAAATCAACTTCAAAGCGTCTGGGCTCGTTGGACTCTAGCGCAGAAGTGGTTGATGGCATCCGCAACGATTGTCTCAATTGCAGTTCTAGTCGTCGTTGGCTATTGGGCGACAACTCCCGAGTTGGTCACACTCGCTAACCATCTTTCGCCAGCCCAGTCGGCTGAGTTTGTCAGTGCTCTCGAGTCATCAAACATCGACTACAAGCTCAACTTCGCGGGTTCATCCATCCTCGTTTCTCAGCAAGAGCTCGGCCAAGCTCGTCTTGCCGTTCGTGATCTCATTGACATCGACGAAGCAATCGAAGAGGAATCTGCGAGTTCGCTCTGGACAGATCCGAGTCTTCATCAAGAGCGGCTTGCCCGACAACAGGAAGCACGACTCGCCCGGACATTGCAACAGATGAAGTCAATTCGGCAGGCGACGATTCATATCACCCAGCCGCAAATTTCCCCATTCGTTCGGGATCAAACTCCAGCGAAGGCAAGCGTCACGCTTGAACTACAGCCCGGGGTTCCATTCACACCGAGTGATGCTGGAGCAGTGGCATCACTCATCGCACACAGCGTCGAGAACTTAAGTCCTGATCAGGTCACGATTCTTTCGACTGATGGTCAATTACTTTCGGCGACATCCGGAATCGAGTCACACGTCACCGGGCAACTTGAGTACCGGTCTCAGCTTGAGTCTCGCTTGTCCGCTAAGGCTGAAAACCTGCTGATTCCACTCCTCGGCGTCGGAAATGCCACGGTGCGAGTGACGGCGGATGTGGATTTCACCGAAGTCGAGCGGACTCAGAGGATCATCGATCAGGACAGCAAAGCAAAGGTCAGAGAAGAGATTCGGACCGAATCCTACAGCAATCCCAATCCTGTCCCGCTTGGACCGCCAGGAACATCGTCGAACTTAACAGTCAACAACTCCCCAGCAACTCCGCACCAACGTGGCAATCATGAATCAGAAGACCTAACGACAGAATATATCAATGGTGAGACAACCGACCTCATTAGAGAGTTTCCCGGTCGAGTGAAGCGGCTCACAATCGCTGCTGTTGTTCAACTACCTGAATCAGAAGAAATCGCCGAATCCTCAGCGGGACTTTCACCAACCGAGACGCAATCCGGTGCCGTCACACTGAATGATTTGGAAGCCATCATTCAGAACGCGGTTGGATTCGATGCCAGTCGTGGCGACGAAATTCGAGTGGTCGCAGCAAAACTTTCAGGTGTTCCCGCAATTCTTCCTCCTCCCGTGTTTGGACAAAACTTCAATGACTACGCACCGCTGCTAAGAGCAGTCTCCCTCGGAGTAGCAGCTATTGTCGCACTTATCCTAGGACTCATCACTCTTCGTAAGATGAAACCGATGACAATCTCAACACCTCAAGGGAATTCGCTTTCTCCTGAAGTTGTCGAACGACTCCATGCACTCACCGAACAGATGCAAAGTCATCCAGAAGTTGTGACGACAATTCTTGCATCTTGGCTCGATACAGAGAAGAACCCAGATGTATCGAAGAAGCGTGCCGCATAA
- a CDS encoding FliG C-terminal domain-containing protein: MATSDTENREERVLTLLRMLREEDRQVLLLSLPEELRGPLLKKIRQEEWKLPSTRRQSRILDEFESLMSIAVKLAGLQTTSNKSHTADDSNPSILQFPQQEEEEVYQLTGDTLLDLEHMNLHQLTAVLEEEQPRTVALICQHLSTRRVADLLNELSSSHRRATVRELANDPHAPAELVSRLTQTTVQQAILKSPKKVEAVNPLIRLADILRETDKPLRREFFSAIEESDSNQALELQKHLYRFNDLLELTDRQVQQVLTRIDSETLQHALFECEPELLEKVLQNLSRRAAATLNEELSYQRPVPKSVCEAAREMIAQTIGIVDEENVT; this comes from the coding sequence ATGGCGACGAGTGACACAGAAAACAGAGAGGAACGTGTTTTAACACTCCTGCGAATGCTTCGTGAAGAAGACCGGCAAGTTCTCCTTCTCAGTCTTCCGGAAGAGCTTCGTGGCCCCTTGCTGAAAAAAATTCGACAAGAGGAATGGAAACTCCCGTCAACACGACGCCAGTCCAGAATTCTTGATGAATTTGAATCTCTGATGTCGATCGCCGTCAAATTGGCTGGATTACAAACTACAAGTAACAAAAGCCACACAGCCGACGACTCAAATCCGTCGATCCTCCAGTTTCCCCAGCAAGAGGAGGAAGAAGTTTACCAACTGACGGGAGACACACTTCTCGATCTGGAACACATGAACTTGCATCAGCTTACCGCAGTCCTTGAAGAAGAACAGCCACGAACTGTTGCATTGATTTGCCAACACCTTTCCACACGTCGCGTTGCAGACCTTCTCAACGAGCTTTCCTCCTCACATCGACGAGCCACAGTCCGAGAACTGGCCAACGATCCACACGCTCCCGCTGAGTTGGTATCACGCCTCACGCAAACGACTGTCCAACAGGCAATTCTTAAGAGCCCTAAGAAAGTCGAGGCTGTGAACCCGCTCATTCGGCTTGCAGACATACTGCGTGAAACAGACAAGCCGCTTCGAAGAGAATTCTTCAGTGCAATCGAAGAGAGTGATTCCAACCAAGCGCTCGAATTACAAAAACATTTATATCGATTCAATGATCTCCTCGAACTCACCGATCGGCAAGTCCAACAGGTTTTGACGCGCATCGATTCAGAAACACTCCAGCATGCACTGTTTGAATGTGAGCCCGAACTCCTTGAAAAAGTTCTTCAAAACTTGTCTCGAAGAGCAGCAGCCACTCTCAACGAGGAACTGAGCTATCAACGTCCGGTTCCAAAATCAGTTTGCGAAGCTGCCCGAGAAATGATCGCTCAAACGATCGGAATTGTCGATGAGGAGAACGTGACATGA
- a CDS encoding FliH/SctL family protein produces MTASTSKPHRIRFQFVPTVIKLSPRSPVSLTSGDYTPFTPGLNDHSSQPEVSVSVREVVEPVDDTNKRTLALLAELSGQLQSMSDRREQLLEELQEVAVELSIAVASSLVFHAIDRDEFEVDKLVASAIGHIAPQLTPIVVLHPQDLAILQKSIQSSPETWADRSMELRSDNQLERGSCKLIEPQIGELVSNIGTRLSEIRRHWLEDLDDTQVERRQAEGKDQRLRRFPDRRETA; encoded by the coding sequence ATGACGGCCTCCACATCTAAACCTCACAGGATTCGATTTCAATTCGTACCGACGGTCATCAAACTCAGCCCGCGAAGTCCCGTTTCATTGACAAGCGGAGACTACACACCGTTTACCCCGGGTTTGAACGATCATTCTTCACAGCCTGAGGTGAGTGTTTCGGTCCGTGAAGTTGTCGAGCCAGTTGACGACACAAACAAGCGGACACTTGCTTTGCTTGCGGAACTCTCCGGCCAACTTCAATCGATGTCCGACCGTCGCGAACAACTCCTTGAAGAACTCCAGGAGGTTGCGGTCGAATTGTCGATTGCCGTCGCTTCAAGTTTGGTTTTTCATGCGATCGACCGTGATGAATTCGAAGTGGACAAGCTAGTTGCATCAGCGATTGGACACATTGCCCCGCAGCTAACTCCGATCGTTGTACTTCACCCCCAAGACCTTGCGATTCTGCAGAAATCGATTCAATCCTCGCCCGAAACTTGGGCTGATCGTTCAATGGAACTGCGTTCGGACAATCAACTCGAGAGAGGCAGCTGCAAACTGATTGAGCCCCAGATCGGGGAACTTGTCAGCAACATTGGAACACGACTCTCGGAAATTCGCCGACACTGGCTGGAGGATCTAGATGACACTCAAGTTGAACGTCGCCAAGCTGAAGGAAAAGATCAAAGACTGCGACGATTTCCAGATCGCCGGGAAACTGCTTAG
- a CDS encoding FliI/YscN family ATPase, giving the protein MTLKLNVAKLKEKIKDCDDFQIAGKLLSVRDSLTAKLTASMGEICVITDGRQNEFLAEVIGVSEETSQLMTFQQTQGLTPGMSVIATNHQVRTPVGLELIGRVINAMGKPIDNRGILRVRRRRTFSRQTPVALQRSRVKRVLTTGLRVIDGLLTLGEGQRVGLFAGSGVGKSTLLGEIARNASSDVNVVALVGERGREVLPFIEDCLGEEGLRRSIVVVSTSDESPVMKLQAVRTAITIAEDLRDRGAHVLMFLDSLTRLAQAQREIGLARGEVPGLRGYPPSVTSIMASLLERLGTNERGAISAIATVLVDGDDLDEPISDAARSILDGHIVLDRRLASRGHFPAINVLESVSRVFPDVTSQEHQRAAQSIRNWLSQHEEIVDLVNAGLYQPGTSTEIDQCLQKIPMINKYLQQNLGETSSGNESLSHLVKLAEGSQ; this is encoded by the coding sequence ATGACACTCAAGTTGAACGTCGCCAAGCTGAAGGAAAAGATCAAAGACTGCGACGATTTCCAGATCGCCGGGAAACTGCTTAGCGTCCGCGATTCGCTCACAGCCAAACTGACGGCGTCAATGGGAGAAATCTGTGTCATCACTGACGGTCGACAAAATGAATTCCTCGCGGAAGTCATCGGAGTTTCTGAAGAGACTTCACAGTTAATGACATTCCAGCAAACACAGGGTTTAACACCCGGCATGTCCGTCATTGCCACAAACCATCAGGTGCGAACTCCTGTCGGGCTTGAACTGATAGGGCGAGTCATAAACGCAATGGGAAAACCAATCGATAATCGCGGTATACTTCGTGTTCGAAGACGAAGAACGTTCTCGCGGCAAACACCTGTTGCACTTCAGAGGTCGCGAGTGAAACGCGTGCTTACAACCGGACTTCGTGTTATTGATGGATTATTAACTCTCGGAGAAGGACAGCGTGTCGGCCTCTTTGCTGGAAGCGGAGTCGGAAAAAGCACGCTCCTCGGAGAGATTGCTCGAAACGCCAGTTCGGACGTCAACGTGGTCGCCCTTGTCGGCGAGCGGGGCCGTGAAGTCCTCCCATTCATCGAAGACTGTCTCGGCGAAGAAGGTCTGCGACGCTCAATTGTGGTCGTTTCGACATCTGACGAATCACCAGTGATGAAGCTTCAGGCTGTTCGAACAGCGATCACAATTGCCGAAGATCTTCGAGATCGAGGCGCCCATGTCTTAATGTTTTTGGACAGCCTTACGCGTCTCGCTCAAGCTCAACGGGAGATCGGACTAGCTCGAGGAGAAGTCCCAGGACTGCGGGGTTATCCACCATCGGTGACATCAATCATGGCTTCTCTTCTCGAACGACTTGGCACCAACGAGCGGGGAGCAATTTCAGCCATTGCCACCGTTCTCGTCGACGGCGATGACCTCGACGAACCTATCTCCGATGCAGCCCGGTCAATTCTCGATGGACACATTGTCCTCGATCGTCGGCTCGCAAGCCGCGGCCACTTTCCCGCGATCAATGTCCTCGAAAGTGTCTCCCGTGTTTTTCCCGATGTCACGTCTCAAGAACATCAACGGGCGGCTCAATCGATCCGAAACTGGTTGTCGCAACATGAGGAAATCGTCGACCTGGTCAACGCCGGACTCTACCAGCCAGGAACATCTACTGAGATTGACCAATGCCTTCAAAAAATCCCGATGATTAACAAGTACTTACAACAGAATTTAGGCGAGACATCCTCAGGCAACGAATCACTTTCCCATCTCGTCAAACTGGCAGAGGGATCTCAATGA
- a CDS encoding flagellar biosynthetic protein FliQ, whose translation MNSLQIVSLSRDLLMTALLLSFPAVAVSLIVGTVISILQTVTSIQEQTLSFAPRIVTVALVMMVTLPWSLKIATGFTARVVSHMLETVQ comes from the coding sequence ATGAATTCTCTCCAAATTGTCTCTCTCAGCCGCGACCTCTTGATGACTGCCCTCCTCTTGTCATTTCCGGCAGTTGCAGTCAGCCTGATCGTGGGAACTGTAATCAGCATCCTCCAAACAGTGACGAGTATTCAGGAGCAGACTCTCAGCTTCGCTCCACGAATCGTGACGGTGGCTCTCGTGATGATGGTCACTCTCCCATGGTCACTCAAGATCGCAACGGGTTTCACCGCCCGTGTGGTCAGTCACATGCTGGAGACAGTCCAATGA